In the Vitis vinifera cultivar Pinot Noir 40024 chromosome 2, ASM3070453v1 genome, one interval contains:
- the PALM1 gene encoding transcriptional regulator SUPERMAN, protein MAAELGLVSLTQLQKLAQSQQHQRPEEENPSSTSSSWMWNPKQAQTQAQAQAQEDDDSWEVRAFAEDTGNIMGTTWPPRSYTCTFCRREFRSAQALGGHMNVHRRDRARLHQTHPGSNNPTSSSSTNSSSTLIIPTQEFITNGGLCLLYQLPPNPNALFTPTSINSCMDSPSTLLSIAPYPPNNLISPCPPSINFSAPPQGIALCPSSKPEPSAVSNGDDDNENTSNNYNDSAMEELDLELRLGHRPSPS, encoded by the coding sequence ATGGCTGCTGAGCTTGGCCTTGTGTCCTTGACCCAGCTCCAGAAATTGGCTCAGTCTCAGCAGCATCAACGCCCGGAGGAAGAAAACCCTAGCTCAACAAGCAGCTCGTGGATGTGGAACCCTAAGCAAGCACAGACACAAGCACAAGCACAAGCACAAGAAGATGATGATTCATGGGAGGTAAGAGCCTTTGCAGAAGACACTGGCAATATCATGGGCACCACTTGGCCACCTAGGTCATACACTTGCACTTTCTGTAGAAGGGAATTCCGTTCTGCCCAAGCCCTAGGAGGTCACATGAATGTGCACCGCCGCGACCGAGCGAGGCTCCACCAAACCCACCCGGGTTCAAACAACCCCACTTCATCATCCTCCACTAACTCATCATCCACCCTCATAATCCCAACCCAAGAATTCATCACAAATGGTGGGCTATGCCTTCTCTACCAGCTACCACCTAACCCTAATGCCCTCTTCACCCCTACTTCCATAAATTCATGTATGGATTCCCCCTCCACTCTCCTCTCCATCGCCCCGTATCCTCCCAATAACTTGATCTCACCTTGCCCTCCATCAATTAATTTTTCAGCACCACCACAAGGCATCGCTCTCTGTCCCTCCAGCAAACCCGAGCCGTCTGCAGTGTCCAATGGCGACGACGATAATGAGAATACCAGCAACAATTACAACGACTCAGCCATGGAGGAGCTTGATCTAGAGCTCCGACTAGGACACAGACCCTCGCCGTCATAA
- the LOC100242119 gene encoding uncharacterized protein LOC100242119 produces MKLSLKNTDDQRRYPLIKAKIPITVFNLPFTTSVATTHPSAVSFSLSTNFSSGPSLKLSTNTSSATTTSPPPLSFSLKSGTGLFGSPKNSPLLISAHFTLFPSPNPNPTFTLQIKPRFGDFSLLKTTFSNPTANPKPDCKSFSGSDSNGEVENGFVPGEPLGWRELTMGSCSGKDGLQNPNLSPNPNVNGLFGSEVWKMDSCGGKGGIWSGFAVTARTVLPVTKRVAVNCRWGVNFPEKGTKLPFLTVDKVEIERVEEVKDVMVKSVKRDSGDLELLKGMCFWMKRDLEVLEKENREMKQSLEEIRLGLSPRKYGGDSIGVGRKAVPHSGENSGDFERWRSKKSSEEEKGRRESKKSVTLASDVESELQRAIKAASS; encoded by the coding sequence ATGAAGCTCTCCCTCAAAAACACAGACGACCAGCGCCGCTACCCACTCATCAAAGCCAAGATCCCCATCACCGTCTTCAACCTCCCTTTTACCACCTCCGTCGCCACCACCCACCCCTCCGCCGTCTCCTTTTCCCTCTCCACCAACTTTTCCTCCGGCCCCTCCCTCAAACTCTCCACCAACACCTCCTCCGCCACCACCACCTCTCCTCCTCCATTATCTTTCTCCCTCAAGTCCGGGACCGGCCTCTTCGGCTCCCCTAAGAATTCGCCGCTTCTCATCTCTGCCCACTTCACCCTCTTTCCCTCCCCCAACCCTAATCCCACTTTTACCCTCCAAATCAAGCCCCGATTTGGTGACTTCTCGCTCCTCAAAACCACCTTCTCAAACCCTACCGCTAACCCTAAACCTGATTGTAAATCTTTTTCTGGCTCTGATTCGAATGGTGAGGTTGAGAATGGGTTTGTGCCGGGGGAACCCTTGGGTTGGAGGGAGCTGACAATGGGGTCTTGTAGTGGCAAAGATGGGCTTCAAAACCCTAACCTTAGCCCTAACCCTAACGTTAATGGTTTGTTTGGTTCGGAGGTTTGGAAGATGGATTCTTGTGGTGGGAAAGGTGGGATTTGGTCTGGATTTGCAGTTACGGCGAGGACAGTGTTACCGGTGACTAAGCGGGTGGCAGTGAATTGTCGATGGGGCGTGAATTTTCCGGAGAAGGGGACCAAGCTGCCGTTCTTGACTGTGGATAAGGTTGAGATCGAAAGGGTCGAGGAGGTGAAGGACGTGATGGTGAAGAGTGTTAAGAGAGATTCAGGGGACTTGGAGTTGTTGAAAGGTATGTGTTTTTGGATGAAGAGAGATTTGGAGGTTTTGGAGAAGGAGAATAGGGAGATGAAACAGAGTTTAGAGGAGATTCGATTGGGACTTTCTCCGAGGAAATATGGTGGGGACAGCATTGGTGTCGGAAGGAAGGCAGTGCCTCATTCCGGTGAGAATTCGGGTGATTTTGAGCGCTGGAGGAGCAAGAAGAGCAGTGAAGAAGAGAAAGGAAGAAGGGAATCGAAGAAGTCTGTGACTCTGGCAAGTGATGTGGAAAGTGAGTTGCAGAGAGCTATCAAGGCTGCCTCATCATAG